In Streptomyces sp. NBC_00569, a single genomic region encodes these proteins:
- a CDS encoding GNAT family N-acetyltransferase: MTHTVRRAVAADVPAVKTVTDAAYRHYIDRIGVVPAPMEADHGAEVAAGRVYVVDGEQGGAPAVVGLVVVEPREDHLFLDSIAVHPDAHGQGVGRRLLAFVDEHARVLGLPEVRLYTNAMMWENQEIYPRYGYEVTERRVDGPYDRIHYRKRLSTDRTA; the protein is encoded by the coding sequence ATGACTCACACAGTTCGCCGCGCAGTGGCAGCCGACGTGCCCGCCGTGAAGACGGTGACCGACGCCGCGTACCGCCACTACATCGACCGCATCGGAGTGGTGCCCGCGCCCATGGAGGCCGACCATGGCGCCGAGGTCGCCGCGGGCAGGGTGTACGTCGTGGACGGGGAGCAGGGAGGAGCGCCCGCCGTCGTCGGGCTCGTGGTCGTCGAGCCCCGCGAGGACCATCTGTTCCTCGACAGCATCGCCGTCCACCCCGACGCCCATGGACAGGGCGTGGGGCGACGGCTGCTGGCATTCGTCGACGAGCACGCACGCGTGCTCGGCCTCCCCGAGGTGCGGCTCTACACGAACGCGATGATGTGGGAGAACCAGGAGATCTATCCGCGGTACGGCTACGAGGTGACGGAGCGGCGCGTCGACGGGCCTTACGACCGCATCCACTACCGCAAGAGGCTCTCCACCGACCGGACTGCGTGA
- a CDS encoding class I SAM-dependent methyltransferase, translating into MRVSEDTTNRDMAPLERVDWDAEAAAFDDEPDRGLRDPAVRGAWAARLRDWLPDHPCDLLDLGCGTGNMSLLATDQGHSVTAVDLSPAMVGLARAKLAGRAARVLVGDAAAPPVAGETFDAVLVRHVAWTLPDLDGALAHWLSLLRPGGRLILVEGVWGTLSPVGIPAARLAGALAPLAAHVRDEPLSGDALLWGRQVEDDRYAVVAAVRS; encoded by the coding sequence ATGAGGGTGAGCGAGGACACCACGAATCGGGACATGGCGCCCCTGGAACGGGTCGACTGGGACGCCGAGGCCGCGGCCTTCGACGACGAACCCGACCGCGGTCTGCGTGATCCCGCCGTGCGCGGGGCCTGGGCCGCGCGCCTGCGGGACTGGCTGCCGGACCACCCCTGCGACCTGCTCGACCTGGGCTGCGGCACGGGCAACATGTCGCTGCTCGCCACCGACCAGGGACACAGCGTGACCGCGGTCGACCTGTCGCCCGCCATGGTCGGCCTCGCGCGCGCCAAGCTCGCCGGCCGCGCCGCCCGGGTGCTCGTCGGGGACGCCGCGGCGCCGCCCGTCGCGGGCGAGACCTTCGACGCCGTCCTTGTGCGGCACGTCGCGTGGACACTGCCCGACCTCGACGGCGCCCTCGCACACTGGCTCTCGCTGCTGCGGCCCGGCGGCCGGCTGATCCTGGTGGAGGGCGTGTGGGGAACGCTCAGCCCCGTAGGCATCCCGGCCGCCCGGCTCGCCGGCGCCCTCGCCCCGCTCGCCGCCCACGTCCGGGACGAACCGCTCTCCGGCGACGCGCTGTTGTGGGGAAGACAGGTCGAGGACGACCGGTACGCGGTGGTCGCGGCCGTACGGTCCTAG
- a CDS encoding DUF402 domain-containing protein, which translates to MSAPSPETTESLEVVLLKAGRTKIRYPADVVRDDGTRVTVTAAWASPGVRDFGFVRFGPGDVFTEHYWRDRWYAVKEVRTGGGTLKGWYCDVTRPAVREGGELVVEDLDLDLWVSADGSDVLRLDEDEFAESGLAESDPHAAAAALRALDDLELLARTEGFGRLLG; encoded by the coding sequence ATGTCCGCACCCTCACCTGAGACGACCGAGTCTCTTGAGGTGGTCCTGCTCAAGGCGGGCCGCACGAAGATCCGTTACCCCGCGGACGTCGTCCGTGACGATGGCACGCGCGTGACCGTCACCGCCGCCTGGGCCTCCCCCGGGGTCAGGGACTTCGGGTTCGTGCGCTTCGGGCCGGGCGACGTCTTCACCGAGCACTACTGGCGGGACCGGTGGTACGCGGTCAAGGAGGTGCGCACCGGCGGCGGCACGCTCAAGGGCTGGTACTGCGACGTGACCCGGCCGGCGGTCCGCGAGGGCGGCGAACTCGTCGTGGAGGACCTCGACCTCGACCTGTGGGTCTCGGCCGACGGCAGTGACGTACTGCGGCTGGACGAGGACGAGTTCGCGGAGAGCGGGCTCGCGGAGAGCGACCCGCACGCGGCGGCGGCCGCGCTCCGCGCCCTCGACGACCTCGAACTCCTCGCGCGCACCGAGGGGTTCGGCCGGCTGCTCGGCTAG
- a CDS encoding GNAT family N-acetyltransferase, with translation MTVIVRALRPEDAAAFARIRRAAVPAMLATAESVAFDLAHAHPDARYRPLVAEADGEVVGTAQVGIAYDSPDPGQGYVNVYVDPGRTGLGAGSLIVRAAEEYLAGEGAVAVYSWVLDTPRDRAFAARHGYRASRPARFLRLDLAHGTLPPLAAPPAGVTLRTGADFADDPRPLFDLDAETVSDEPSDVATEFTDYEHWLDETWHHPLTDHELTSVAVADGRPVAFSLARTDGETRYTSGMTGTAREFRGRGLAKLAKNDSLHRAREAGVTEAFTGNDAENGPMLAINKWFGYEICATEVRHVRTLT, from the coding sequence ATGACTGTGATCGTCCGGGCCCTGCGGCCCGAGGACGCGGCCGCGTTCGCCCGGATTCGCCGCGCCGCAGTGCCCGCCATGCTCGCCACCGCCGAGTCGGTCGCCTTCGATCTGGCGCACGCCCATCCGGACGCCCGGTACCGGCCGCTGGTCGCCGAGGCCGACGGCGAGGTCGTCGGCACCGCGCAGGTGGGGATCGCGTACGACAGCCCGGATCCGGGACAGGGCTATGTGAACGTCTATGTCGACCCCGGGCGCACGGGGCTCGGAGCCGGTTCGCTCATCGTGCGGGCGGCGGAGGAGTATCTCGCCGGGGAGGGCGCTGTCGCCGTCTACTCGTGGGTGCTCGACACCCCGCGGGACCGGGCGTTCGCCGCGCGCCACGGCTACCGGGCGAGCCGGCCGGCCCGCTTCCTGCGCCTCGATCTGGCGCACGGCACGCTGCCGCCGCTCGCCGCGCCGCCGGCCGGAGTGACGCTGCGGACCGGCGCGGACTTCGCGGACGACCCGCGTCCGCTGTTCGACCTGGACGCGGAGACGGTGAGCGACGAACCGAGCGACGTGGCCACGGAGTTCACGGACTACGAGCACTGGCTCGACGAGACCTGGCACCATCCGCTGACCGACCACGAACTGACCTCGGTGGCCGTGGCCGACGGCCGGCCCGTGGCGTTCAGCCTGGCCCGCACCGATGGCGAGACCCGCTACACGTCGGGCATGACCGGCACCGCGCGGGAGTTCCGCGGCCGGGGCCTGGCCAAGCTGGCCAAGAACGACTCCCTGCACCGCGCCCGCGAGGCGGGCGTCACGGAGGCGTTCACGGGCAACGACGCGGAGAACGGCCCGATGCTCGCGATCAACAAATGGTTCGGCTACGAGATCTGTGCAACGGAGGTACGCCATGTCCGCACCCTCACCTGA
- a CDS encoding GntR family transcriptional regulator — protein MTLKIDIDAGAATAPYEQVRAQIAGQALSGTLPVGYKLPTVRGLAETLGLAANTVAKAYRALESDGVIETRGRNGTFVAAAGDASAREASAAAAAFAERAHRLGLSESQALAAVRDALRALYGDKG, from the coding sequence GTGACCTTGAAGATCGACATCGATGCTGGCGCGGCGACGGCGCCCTACGAACAGGTACGGGCCCAGATCGCCGGACAGGCCCTCTCCGGGACCCTGCCCGTCGGCTACAAACTGCCGACGGTGCGCGGGCTCGCCGAGACGCTCGGCCTGGCCGCCAACACGGTGGCCAAGGCGTATCGGGCGCTCGAGTCGGACGGCGTCATCGAGACGCGCGGCCGCAACGGCACCTTCGTCGCCGCCGCGGGTGACGCCTCGGCCCGGGAGGCCTCGGCGGCGGCCGCCGCGTTCGCGGAACGGGCCCACCGCCTCGGTCTCTCCGAGTCGCAGGCACTCGCCGCGGTACGGGACGCGCTGCGGGCGTTGTACGGGGACAAGGGGTGA
- a CDS encoding DUF5925 domain-containing protein yields the protein MSANPHDALPIRLNVDDSDSPADVVDALFLGRFATGEQPHSHAANIDRVRSGATLLPPDAVVLRSARDDDRSAMLAEGDGWTVLVSRWNRGADVTVTATTAELAEKVLGQATDGAADEPEPQPENVTMGFWYVSPRRGPHRTTRQISAGTWDEVRDNYTAPVAGAMDQLMKTTPEDIAGRLLLLHGPPGTGKTSALRTLARSWRDWCQVDCVLDPERLFSDVGYLMDIAIGEDDGTAKGRWRLLLLEDCDELIRGEAKHTAGQALSRLLNLTDGLLGQGRNVLVGVTTNEDLERLHPAVVRPGRCLARIEVGPLTHRESVDWLGSEEGVGRDGATLAELYALRRGTSPASVPDQRDSADAGLYL from the coding sequence ATGTCTGCGAACCCACACGACGCGCTGCCGATCCGGCTCAACGTCGACGACAGCGACTCTCCGGCCGACGTCGTCGACGCGCTGTTCCTCGGCCGTTTCGCGACGGGCGAGCAGCCGCACTCGCACGCGGCGAACATCGACCGGGTGCGGTCGGGGGCCACGCTCCTGCCGCCCGACGCGGTGGTCCTGCGCTCCGCGCGCGACGACGACCGCAGCGCGATGCTCGCCGAGGGCGACGGCTGGACCGTCCTCGTCTCCCGCTGGAACAGGGGCGCCGACGTCACCGTGACGGCGACCACCGCGGAGCTCGCCGAGAAGGTGCTCGGGCAGGCCACGGACGGCGCCGCCGACGAACCCGAACCCCAGCCGGAGAACGTGACGATGGGGTTCTGGTACGTCTCGCCCCGGCGCGGGCCGCACCGCACCACGCGGCAGATCTCGGCCGGTACGTGGGACGAGGTGCGGGACAACTACACGGCGCCGGTGGCCGGGGCCATGGACCAGCTGATGAAGACGACCCCGGAGGACATCGCGGGCCGGCTGCTCCTGCTGCACGGGCCGCCCGGCACGGGCAAGACGTCCGCGCTGCGCACGCTGGCCCGGTCGTGGCGGGACTGGTGCCAGGTGGACTGCGTACTGGACCCGGAGCGGCTGTTCTCCGACGTCGGCTATCTCATGGACATCGCGATCGGCGAGGACGACGGCACGGCGAAGGGCCGCTGGCGCCTCCTCCTCCTGGAGGACTGCGACGAGCTCATCCGCGGCGAGGCCAAGCACACGGCGGGGCAGGCGCTCTCACGCCTGCTCAACCTGACGGACGGCCTGCTCGGGCAGGGGCGGAACGTGCTGGTCGGCGTCACGACGAACGAGGACCTGGAGCGTCTCCACCCGGCGGTCGTGCGCCCCGGCCGCTGCCTGGCCCGTATCGAGGTGGGCCCCCTCACCCACCGCGAGTCGGTGGACTGGCTCGGCAGCGAGGAGGGCGTGGGCCGCGACGGCGCGACGCTCGCCGAGCTGTACGCGCTGCGCCGCGGCACCAGCCCGGCGTCGGTCCCGGACCAGCGCGATTCGGCGGACGCGGGGCTGTACCTGTAG
- a CDS encoding GH39 family glycosyl hydrolase, translating into MGRHGWNSGAGWWRLTALLGVGVAALALVLTVISTLPDDRADDRGTTSAGDKVHGSPSDPPAGLGPAVGWGFTHTQYSADEGDDGATRRVEDMLTGQGVPQIQHIMGWGAGNPEPVKGRYDFDEMDRRIDFVRKSGGTPVVTLCCSPDWMKGGKAGAGNTDWSRQSLETAPDRAHFKDFAALAATVARRYPDVRHFIVWNEFKGFWNNGKQRWDYEGYTELYNLVYKALKKVDKDIMVGGPYLVMDSVDPRRTENASADVKGPWGSMDQRVLDAFDYWNKNKAGADFVVVDGSSYTVDDELLPDAFKATDKLTAVGRWVERQTHGLPLWWAEYYVEPGDRNDDRKGWSEPHRVAVQASGLVAMAKGGASSGFYWNPEEKTGTTCAGCLWTPTQSDGGGTKLPMYDLISRFHKAFPPGTEYKTVPVAADDVPNVRVLADDRTAVVVNTLDRKISAKVDGKRFEMGAYEVKWLERK; encoded by the coding sequence ATGGGACGGCATGGGTGGAATTCGGGGGCAGGGTGGTGGCGGCTCACCGCTCTGCTCGGCGTGGGGGTGGCCGCTCTGGCCCTGGTGCTGACGGTGATCAGCACACTGCCGGACGACCGGGCCGACGACAGGGGCACCACGAGCGCCGGTGACAAGGTGCACGGCTCCCCGTCCGACCCGCCCGCGGGGCTGGGGCCGGCGGTCGGATGGGGCTTCACACACACCCAGTACAGCGCGGACGAGGGCGACGACGGCGCGACGCGGCGGGTCGAGGACATGCTCACCGGCCAGGGAGTTCCGCAGATCCAGCACATCATGGGCTGGGGCGCCGGGAACCCGGAGCCGGTCAAGGGCCGTTACGACTTCGACGAGATGGACCGCCGGATCGACTTCGTCAGGAAGTCGGGCGGCACCCCCGTCGTCACCCTGTGCTGCTCCCCGGACTGGATGAAGGGCGGCAAGGCGGGGGCCGGCAACACGGACTGGAGCCGGCAGTCCCTGGAGACCGCGCCCGACCGCGCGCACTTCAAGGACTTCGCCGCGCTCGCCGCGACGGTCGCCAGGCGCTACCCGGACGTGCGCCACTTCATCGTCTGGAACGAGTTCAAGGGCTTCTGGAACAACGGGAAGCAGCGCTGGGACTACGAGGGCTACACGGAGCTGTACAACCTCGTCTACAAGGCCCTCAAGAAGGTCGACAAGGACATCATGGTCGGCGGGCCCTACCTGGTGATGGACAGCGTCGACCCGCGCCGGACCGAGAACGCGTCGGCGGACGTGAAGGGGCCCTGGGGCAGCATGGACCAGCGTGTCCTCGACGCCTTCGACTACTGGAACAAGAACAAGGCGGGCGCCGACTTCGTCGTCGTCGACGGCTCCAGCTACACCGTCGACGACGAGTTGCTGCCCGACGCGTTCAAGGCCACCGACAAACTCACCGCCGTCGGCAGGTGGGTGGAGCGGCAGACCCATGGCCTGCCCCTGTGGTGGGCCGAGTACTACGTCGAGCCCGGCGACCGGAACGACGACCGCAAGGGCTGGAGCGAGCCGCACCGCGTCGCCGTCCAGGCGTCCGGCCTCGTCGCGATGGCCAAGGGAGGCGCGTCCTCCGGCTTCTACTGGAACCCGGAGGAGAAGACGGGCACGACGTGCGCCGGCTGCCTGTGGACGCCCACGCAGTCGGACGGCGGCGGTACGAAACTGCCCATGTACGACCTGATCTCCCGCTTCCACAAGGCGTTCCCGCCCGGCACCGAGTACAAGACGGTGCCGGTCGCCGCGGACGACGTGCCGAACGTGCGGGTGCTCGCCGACGACAGGACGGCCGTAGTGGTGAACACTCTGGACCGGAAGATCAGCGCGAAGGTCGACGGGAAGCGGTTCGAGATGGGTGCCTACGAAGTGAAGTGGCTCGAGCGGAAATAG
- a CDS encoding lipopolysaccharide biosynthesis protein, with translation MSDTTTAQAATTTPTTEPQRPAGRKLRLPGMGKSGRGNKGGMRPGGGNQLFRNAYALMLNTGISGVLGVGFWLAAARYYSADSVGQGSAAIAAMKFLAGLTAVTLTGALARFIPIAGRRTGSFIFRTYAGSSLAVACAALVFLLTLDVWGPSYRFLHGPVNGLGFVAAVVAWSVLTLQDGVLTGLRSALWVPVGNTVFSTVKLGLLLAFAVAIPTTGVFVSWVVAIATSVIPLGWLVFRRLVPRHVELTAHRTDPPTLREVGRFLAGDYTGSLFSLAVVYLVPVLIASQVSSADNAYFYITTTIGGTVNLLAINMGASLTVEGSHDPAQLAANTRAALRRMARIMLPICGLLFLAAPLVLHVFGDDYAHAATPLLRWFAVGAALRVVMETYFAVLRAQSRTAGLAWLQGLLCVLVLGLTLLLLPRMGLTGAGVAEISSLAVIMAIAAPKLYRIVRTAPPAPAVVAAPDGDLADLGTADVAPGVKWQGPGQALRGTLDSDTLHLAVQLNLDHQERRPDVRPGPATPAHGAPAAGGGEVDMGNRPTWTLKSPPPPAPRPPAEPDPAPSPASSETSATSEASETSDIAGTSEVAGTSEVAGTSGVAGTSGVAGTSGVAGTSDTSGAFDKAVLALPATPAPTPRPLRDRLALPSPRVVVLALLLVAALGLYWGPVLGLGDGDLDGMGGLGLISVLPPTTLLGAALLIGVFASLLWLERPHKWLLLLTLLATVVSLHALPAVIEAEPRFATAWQHLGFMEYIGRTGSAVPDLDARWSWPGFFAAATFVAKACGVTDMTEVIRWWPLAMQLLYLAPMFLLTRSMRASWRARWTGLWIFVLSGWVGQDYFSPQGFTYLLYLAFVAILLVWFRAPRVLWTRRRPGELEVEPTDRRQRAVLLLVLIGLFAATVPAHQLTPFVMLGVLAVLVLVGRCELRGLPILFAVLVAVWVSFLAEPYWSGHFDELFGGLGGVGGNVSSSVSGRIQGGSSAHKLVLYARVLLAGGVMAFACWGWWRRREATYRERSLLVLTFVPFLGFGMQSYGGEMALRVFMFALPGAALLAGLALFPRTGITAKERDRDRVSLAPLAALLAGLILMGGFLVARWGNEPFERIRPGEVAAMDYVYAHDDPTVRLLWMSNDTVDNVTPAMPWGTRDMEKVQYVPTLAPVDPVLVSSLVKALKDAGPNSYLVINKSQVVYLQMDVGYSKTWETRLLRNLDDRQELTKVLVNDDVTMYTLRKQPSGEVPKAAPGPIGPQITWTSWSVVGGLAAVALVLLLGAREIVRVAVRPGVRQLRRLQSSFWFSLPLLAVLLASILQRFLTMA, from the coding sequence GTGTCTGACACGACCACCGCCCAGGCCGCCACGACCACACCGACGACCGAGCCCCAGCGGCCGGCCGGCCGCAAGCTGCGGCTGCCCGGCATGGGCAAGAGCGGCAGGGGCAACAAGGGCGGCATGAGGCCGGGGGGCGGGAACCAGCTGTTCCGCAATGCCTATGCCCTGATGCTCAACACCGGCATCTCCGGAGTGCTAGGCGTCGGCTTCTGGCTGGCCGCCGCCCGCTACTACTCGGCGGACTCCGTGGGCCAGGGCTCGGCGGCCATCGCGGCGATGAAGTTCCTCGCGGGGCTGACCGCGGTGACCCTGACGGGGGCGCTGGCCCGCTTCATCCCGATCGCGGGGCGGCGCACCGGCAGCTTCATCTTCCGTACGTACGCGGGGAGTTCGCTCGCCGTCGCGTGCGCGGCGCTGGTCTTCCTGCTGACGCTGGACGTCTGGGGGCCGTCGTACCGGTTCCTGCACGGCCCGGTCAACGGGCTCGGGTTCGTCGCCGCCGTGGTCGCCTGGTCGGTGCTCACGCTCCAGGACGGCGTGCTGACCGGGCTGCGCAGCGCGCTGTGGGTGCCGGTCGGCAACACCGTCTTCTCCACGGTCAAGCTGGGCCTGCTGCTCGCGTTCGCCGTGGCGATCCCCACGACCGGCGTCTTCGTCTCGTGGGTCGTGGCCATCGCGACGTCCGTGATCCCGCTGGGCTGGCTGGTGTTCCGGCGCCTGGTGCCGCGGCACGTCGAGCTCACGGCGCACCGGACGGACCCGCCGACGCTGCGCGAGGTGGGCCGCTTCCTGGCGGGCGACTACACGGGCTCCCTGTTCTCGCTCGCCGTCGTCTATCTCGTCCCGGTCCTGATCGCCTCGCAGGTCAGCTCCGCCGACAACGCGTACTTCTACATCACCACCACCATCGGCGGCACCGTCAACCTGCTCGCCATCAACATGGGCGCCTCACTGACGGTGGAGGGCTCGCACGACCCCGCGCAGCTCGCGGCGAACACCCGGGCCGCGCTGCGCCGGATGGCGCGGATCATGCTGCCGATCTGCGGGCTGCTGTTCCTCGCGGCGCCGCTGGTCCTGCACGTCTTCGGCGACGACTACGCGCACGCGGCGACGCCGCTGCTGCGCTGGTTCGCGGTCGGCGCGGCCCTGCGCGTGGTCATGGAGACGTACTTCGCGGTGCTGCGCGCGCAGAGCCGGACGGCCGGACTCGCCTGGCTGCAGGGCCTGTTGTGCGTCCTGGTCCTCGGTCTGACACTGCTGCTCCTGCCCCGGATGGGCCTGACGGGCGCGGGCGTCGCGGAGATCTCCAGCCTGGCCGTGATCATGGCGATCGCCGCCCCGAAGCTGTACCGCATCGTGCGGACCGCTCCCCCGGCGCCGGCCGTCGTGGCGGCCCCGGACGGCGACCTGGCCGACCTCGGCACCGCGGACGTGGCCCCGGGGGTCAAGTGGCAGGGCCCCGGGCAGGCGCTGCGCGGCACGCTCGACTCCGACACACTGCACCTCGCGGTGCAGCTCAATCTGGACCATCAGGAGCGGCGCCCCGACGTGCGGCCGGGGCCCGCGACACCCGCGCACGGGGCGCCGGCGGCGGGGGGCGGGGAGGTCGACATGGGGAACCGGCCGACCTGGACGCTGAAGTCCCCACCACCACCGGCGCCGAGACCGCCCGCCGAGCCGGACCCCGCCCCGTCCCCTGCCTCATCCGAAACTTCCGCCACGTCGGAGGCTTCTGAGACCTCGGACATCGCCGGCACCTCAGAGGTCGCCGGCACCTCAGAGGTCGCCGGTACCTCAGGTGTCGCCGGTACCTCAGGTGTCGCCGGTACCTCAGGTGTCGCCGGTACCTCTGACACGTCAGGCGCCTTTGACAAGGCAGTTCTCGCCCTGCCTGCCACACCCGCGCCCACCCCCCGGCCCCTGCGGGACCGGCTCGCGCTGCCGAGCCCGCGCGTCGTCGTCCTGGCGCTGCTGCTGGTCGCCGCGCTCGGGCTGTACTGGGGACCCGTACTCGGCCTGGGCGACGGCGATCTCGACGGGATGGGCGGGCTCGGGCTCATCTCGGTGCTGCCGCCCACGACGCTGCTCGGCGCGGCGCTCCTGATCGGCGTGTTCGCGTCCCTCCTGTGGCTCGAACGCCCGCACAAATGGCTGCTGTTGCTGACGCTGCTCGCCACGGTCGTCTCGCTGCACGCCCTGCCCGCCGTGATCGAGGCCGAGCCGCGGTTCGCGACGGCGTGGCAGCACCTGGGCTTCATGGAGTACATCGGCAGGACCGGCTCGGCGGTGCCCGACCTGGACGCGCGCTGGAGCTGGCCGGGGTTCTTCGCCGCCGCGACGTTCGTCGCCAAGGCGTGCGGCGTCACGGACATGACGGAGGTCATCCGCTGGTGGCCGCTCGCCATGCAACTGCTCTACCTGGCACCGATGTTCCTGCTGACGCGCTCGATGCGGGCGAGCTGGCGCGCCCGGTGGACCGGACTGTGGATCTTCGTGCTCAGTGGCTGGGTCGGCCAGGACTACTTCTCCCCGCAGGGCTTCACCTACCTCCTCTACCTGGCCTTCGTCGCCATCCTGCTGGTGTGGTTCCGGGCGCCGCGGGTGCTGTGGACCAGGCGGCGGCCCGGCGAGCTGGAGGTCGAACCCACCGACCGGCGCCAGCGGGCGGTGCTGCTGCTCGTCCTGATCGGCCTGTTCGCGGCGACGGTCCCGGCCCACCAGCTCACCCCGTTCGTGATGCTCGGGGTCCTCGCGGTCCTGGTGCTCGTGGGCCGCTGCGAGCTGCGCGGCCTGCCGATCCTGTTCGCGGTCCTGGTCGCCGTCTGGGTCTCGTTCCTCGCGGAGCCTTACTGGTCGGGCCACTTCGACGAGCTGTTCGGAGGGCTCGGCGGCGTCGGCGGCAACGTGTCGTCGTCGGTCTCCGGACGTATCCAGGGCGGCAGTTCGGCCCACAAACTCGTCCTCTACGCGCGCGTGCTGCTCGCCGGCGGCGTGATGGCGTTCGCGTGCTGGGGCTGGTGGCGGCGGCGCGAGGCCACGTACCGGGAGCGCTCCCTCCTCGTCCTCACGTTCGTCCCGTTCCTGGGCTTCGGCATGCAGTCGTACGGCGGCGAGATGGCGCTGCGCGTCTTCATGTTCGCCCTGCCGGGTGCCGCGCTGCTCGCCGGGCTCGCGCTGTTCCCGCGCACCGGGATCACCGCGAAGGAACGCGACCGCGACCGGGTGAGCCTCGCGCCCCTCGCCGCGCTGCTGGCCGGCCTGATCCTGATGGGCGGGTTCCTCGTGGCGCGCTGGGGCAACGAGCCGTTCGAGCGGATCAGGCCGGGCGAGGTCGCGGCGATGGACTACGTCTACGCGCACGACGACCCGACGGTCCGCCTCTTGTGGATGAGCAACGACACCGTCGACAACGTCACGCCCGCGATGCCGTGGGGCACGCGTGACATGGAGAAGGTGCAGTACGTTCCCACCCTCGCCCCCGTCGACCCCGTTCTCGTCTCCAGCCTGGTGAAGGCGCTCAAGGACGCCGGCCCGAACTCGTACCTCGTGATCAACAAGAGTCAGGTCGTCTATCTGCAGATGGACGTCGGCTACTCGAAGACCTGGGAGACGCGGCTCCTCCGCAACCTCGACGACCGCCAGGAGCTGACGAAGGTCCTCGTCAACGACGACGTCACGATGTACACGCTGCGCAAGCAGCCGAGCGGTGAGGTCCCGAAGGCCGCGCCGGGGCCGATCGGCCCGCAGATCACCTGGACCTCGTGGTCCGTGGTGGGCGGGCTCGCGGCCGTCGCCCTGGTCCTGCTGCTCGGGGCGCGCGAGATCGTGCGGGTGGCGGTACGGCCGGGTGTGCGGCAACTGCGCCGGCTGCAGAGCAGTTTCTGGTTCTCGCTGCCGCTGCTGGCGGTGCTGCTCGCGTCCATCCTCCAGAGGTTCCTGACGATGGCGTAG
- a CDS encoding polysaccharide deacetylase family protein, which translates to MNTPVPILMYHSVAREPNDATRELSVTPEAFAEQLAAVADLGLTPLTTAELAAIWRSPGRALPDRPVLITFDDGYEGVHRHALPVLAEHGFPSTLFVSTGWLRGAYDTGGGLDTMLGWDEVRALAGAGTEIGGHSHTHPQLDQLDDDALGFELLRCKEIVADELGSVPRSFAYPYGYSSRRVRAAVRGAGFAQSLAVGNGLARRRQGPYALQRVTVRRATGIEEFARLVEGRAIARNFAGDRALTKGYALVRRARQVRRKAIRTRV; encoded by the coding sequence ATGAACACGCCAGTGCCCATCCTCATGTACCACTCGGTGGCGCGTGAGCCGAACGACGCGACGCGTGAGCTGTCGGTGACGCCCGAGGCGTTCGCCGAACAGCTCGCGGCGGTCGCCGACCTCGGCCTCACTCCCCTGACGACCGCCGAACTCGCCGCGATCTGGCGCTCCCCGGGGCGCGCCCTGCCGGATCGGCCCGTCCTCATCACCTTCGACGACGGCTACGAGGGCGTGCACCGCCACGCGCTCCCCGTCCTCGCCGAGCACGGCTTCCCGTCGACGCTGTTCGTGTCGACGGGCTGGCTGCGCGGGGCGTACGACACCGGGGGCGGGCTCGACACGATGCTCGGCTGGGACGAGGTGCGCGCCCTCGCCGGTGCCGGGACGGAGATCGGCGGGCACAGCCACACGCATCCGCAGCTCGACCAGCTCGACGACGACGCGCTCGGGTTCGAGCTGCTGCGCTGCAAGGAGATCGTCGCCGACGAACTCGGCTCGGTGCCGCGGTCGTTCGCGTATCCGTACGGCTACTCCAGCCGACGGGTGCGGGCCGCCGTGCGCGGGGCCGGCTTCGCCCAGTCCCTGGCGGTCGGCAACGGCCTGGCCCGGCGGCGGCAGGGCCCGTACGCCCTCCAGCGCGTCACCGTGCGCCGCGCCACCGGTATCGAGGAGTTCGCGCGGCTCGTGGAGGGCCGTGCGATCGCCCGCAACTTCGCCGGGGACCGTGCCCTCACCAAGGGGTACGCCCTGGTCCGCAGAGCCCGACAGGTCCGCCGGAAGGCAATCCGAACCCGTGTCTGA